In Sphingomonas sp. JUb134, the sequence GTGAACACCTGCATTGGACCGTGAGTGCGAGTGCGTCGCTCCGCTCCGAGATTAGTAGTGGGCCCTCCCGTGGGCGGAGGATACCGGCCGGACAAGGCGGGAAGGTGAGCAGCGGCCCAGCGTCAGGCACGATCGCACTATCCGGCCGGACCGATCAGGGAATCGCGGAGTTGCACCATCTCTTCAAAGTAGCGGTCTCCTCCGGCGAAGTGCTCGGCGAAGGTGTCCCGAGGTTTGGGCGCGGGCTGCACCGGAGCGGGTTCGGGCGGGGTCCAGCCGGGCGGCGGGGGCGGTGGCGGCGGCGGTCCGAAGCACTCATACACTGTATGCCGATCTCTCGCGGCACGATCGGCGACGGCCTTCTCGTAGTCTTGCTTCAGCGGCGTGCCGTGCAGAGACCGGGCGAAGGCGCGGTCTCGATCGCCGCGGGCGGTGACATAGGCCTGCACTTCATCAGGTGCGCAGTGCGGGACGACGAACAACTGATATTCGTCTACCGCCTTGCGGAAGGCTGCACGTCCTTCCGACGATAAGGGCTGCCGCGCCGCTGCTTGCTGCGAAAGAAGCAGACATACTAACGCTGCCGTGACGCGAACTCTCATTCTGACCTCGTCCTTCGAAGGGACCACTTCGCCGCGGTGCGGCAAATGCGGTAATCGGCCCCACCGATTCGTGCCAAATCCGATGCGGCTGTCCGGACGCGATGCTGCCGTGGAAGACTACGACGCGTCCAGCGATGTCGCCGCTACGATCGTACGAAATTCGCCGACGATATCGGGATGTCGCGATTCTAAGTAGGCAGCGACATTGCCGTTGTCGATCAGCCGTCCGAGGTAGCGTGAGGCAAGGACGAGCTGCAGCACGTCGTCACCGAACGTCGCTTCGATACCGCGATAGTCCTGGCTCAGCTTCTCGAGTTCACGTTCCATTCTGGCCATCTGCTCGGTCGTGACGCCGGCTATGACCTTGGGCCGGTCGGGCTTGACCAGATCGTCCTGCCGGGTCGCTGCGAGTATTGCCTTGGCGTAGCTGAGGGTGAAGTTGTTCATTGACGCCATCAGCTCGGCCGTCTCCACCTGCCGATAGTCCTTCATTCGGCGCAAGGTATCGAAAATCTGTGGATTCACCGATCGGTCCTTGAGTATCTCGACCGCATCGGCAGCTATTCCATCCAGCATGTTGCGCCGACTGTGAAGGGCGGTGACAAACCAGGCCACAGGACCGCCGGCGCAGTGCCGTCGGGGGCGGAGTAAAATCCGGCCAGTTGGTAAGCTGCTCCCTTTGCGGAGCGGCGGGGATGTTTGTCGTGGAGAGCTACGCAGCGGTCAGACGGTTTGTATTTGTCGAGGGGCATAGTCGCCGGGAAGCGGCGGAGGTGTTCGGGCTGAACCGGGATACGGTACGCAAGATGTGCCTGTATTCGGCGCCTCCTGGATACCGCCGGACGAAACCTCCGACCAAGCCGAAGCTCGGGACGCTGCTACCGGTTATCGACGCAATCCTGGCAGCCGACCGCGAGGCGCCGGGCAAGCAGCAGCACACGGCCAAGCGGATCTTTGAGCGGCTGCGCGACGAGCATGGCTATACGGGCGGCTACACGATGGTGAAGGACCATGTGCGGCT encodes:
- a CDS encoding plasmid partitioning protein RepB C-terminal domain-containing protein; its protein translation is MAWFVTALHSRRNMLDGIAADAVEILKDRSVNPQIFDTLRRMKDYRQVETAELMASMNNFTLSYAKAILAATRQDDLVKPDRPKVIAGVTTEQMARMERELEKLSQDYRGIEATFGDDVLQLVLASRYLGRLIDNGNVAAYLESRHPDIVGEFRTIVAATSLDAS